The proteins below come from a single Mugil cephalus isolate CIBA_MC_2020 chromosome 7, CIBA_Mcephalus_1.1, whole genome shotgun sequence genomic window:
- the LOC125011030 gene encoding uncharacterized protein LOC125011030, with protein MLFLPAAALCCLCSALVAMAADLTQDQLTWTRRVGQPVSFRCEGTDQCSDTFVFWYQKKERETFKLILDIDKSNGAIDKRYGHPQRDDFSSVNKQNSWELEIKKVKVDHSASYYCSCWYDTHNIPLLSTTALFLTDIQIQVVKPVVSVYPAASRPNQEEKSSLLCLASSMFPPVVQFSWKRQKKGGSLEDLTSAQEDQLELRESGHRASIRLVDRDDLYTYKYICSIKHEGGTVEDTLEERVEDRVEAQALQGVPAPAASCPPEREPADLAALQQHHLSFQSQCRVKLLCLLYTVLIVKSLVYCCGLSLLTSLTNKGRSTSSTHAD; from the exons atgcttttcctcccagctgctgctctgtgctgtctgtgttcag ccctggttgccatggcagcagatctgacccaggaccagttaacatggaccaggagagttggtcaaccagtctccttcagatgtgaaggaactgACCAGTGTAGTGATACTTTTGTATtctggtaccagaagaaagaaagagaaacattcaaactgatTCTTGATATAGATAAAAGTAATGGTGCAATTGATAAACGTTATGGTCATCCTCAGAGAGATGATTTCTCATCtgtgaataaacagaacagttgggagttggagataaagaaagttaaagtcgatcattcagcctcctactactgctcctgttGGTAtgatacccaca ATATCCCTCTTTTGAGCAccactgcattgtttttaaca GATATACAAATACAA gtagtgaagcccgtggtgagcgtgtacccagcagcatccagacccaaccaggaggagaagagctccctgctgtgtctggcctcatccatgtttcctcctgtggtccagttctcctggaaaagacagaagaagggcGGCTCTCTGGAGGATCTGACCTCTGCTCAGGAAGATCAGCTGGAACTCAGAGAGTCAGGACACAGAGCCTCCATCAGACTGGTGGATAGAGATGATctgtacacatataaatacatctgCTCCATCAAGCACGAGGGAGGCACAGTGGAGGACACACTggaagaaagagtggaggacagagtggaggcccaagcactacaag gggttccagctccagcagcctcctgtcctccagagagagagccagcagacctggcagctctgcagcaacatcact tgtccttccagtctcagtgcagggtgaagctgctctgtctgctgtacacagtgctgatagtgaagagtctggtgtactgctgtggactctctctgctgacgagcctcacaaacaagggacggtccaccagctccacacatgctgactga